The genomic region GGATCGGAACTAAAGAGTGGAAGTGCGGTTACATACAAACCTTCCTTCTTTTCGGCGAGTTCCCCAGGATCGAGCCTCTTACTTTCATCTAGAGGAATTCTTGCACTCGGAACGTTTTGGAGCCCTTCTCCGAAAATGAAAAAGGGATTTCCCAAAAGGAAAAGAATACTCGTTAAGATCAGAATTCTATTTTTTAGAAGCATGAGCAACTGGGATTCCCTAAACCAAATGGAAGAATGGTTCTCATTTGTATAGGCTTATTCCTGACTCGTTATTACCTTCCTGATTACAAATCCGGTTTTTATTCTTTTATCGAGAGAAAGGAATCTTTGATGATTCTCTGATCAATCTTTCCGGCGGTTTGGATGGAGCCTTTACATTTTTAGCGAATCAATGATGAAAAAAAGGAAACGTGGATTTCGTCTCGCAAGTTAGTAAATAATTTTTTTCTTCTGAATAGGAATGACATCGTCTTTTTATTCCAGACCATAATTTTCGTTTCTTACGAACGAATTTGCACCATTTAGACATGTAGCGCTTTGGCTTGTTTCTTTTTTCCATCGCTTTCGTATCCACGCACAAACCAATCCGGAAGTTTCGCAAACAATGGGCTTGCTATGCAATCGGGTTTACGACTCAGGAAATGCGAAGATTTTTTTTAAACACATTGTTTCTCATCTATACTTTACGCTGGATCGTTTTTCGCTCTGGTTTAAACAAAGACTCAAATCGCCTTCCTTCCTTTCTAAAAATGATAGAAAAAACGTTTCTTCCACGCGGCTGATTACGCTGGATCTTTCTCCGTTCTTGTTTAAACAAAGACTCAAATCACCTTCCTTATTTTCTTGGAAGGATTCGAAAAACGACTCTTCCCTGCGGCCTTCGTTCGACTTTTTCAGGTCCGTCCGGCTCCATGGAAACGGCAAGCGTAGAAATACTTCCGTGGAAATCGGTTCACTGCGAAATGCAAATTTCTCCTGGCTCAACTCGCATACAACTCGCCAGGGTCAGGCCTCATCAAACGATCACGGAACGAAGAACGATATTTCCAGTAGAACCTTTCCCTTCGCTTCCGTTCCAGTTAGAAAAGAAACAGAGAAGAATTGAAACGGAAAAGAAGTCGACCATGAAAGCGGAGAATAGGCTCAAAGACTCCCATCTATTCTTCCCACTTCAAGAACTCTCTAAGCAAAGAACCTAACGTCTTTTGTGGAGAGAAACGATTGAAGGAAGGACGTCAACCGGCAGAATCTATCATGAGTTTTGCCTGAAATTGCATTATATAATTAGAATGCAGAAATTCATGCTACGCCGGTTTCGCGGTACACCAAAATCTCGGATAAAAAACTCAATGGAACTTGTTTTCGGCTCAACTGTATTTCTAAATCACAAAATTCGATTCCCTTTCAAAAAAAAATGAACGAGATGTTTCGATCTCCCTTCTCGTAAAGGCATTACTGGGTCTCAATAAACAATTTCTCTTCAAAAAATAAAACTTTAGGGTTAGAAAATGGAAAAAAAGAACTCCTTTTTCCAAAATTACCCGCAATTGGTTAAAGATTTCACGTTATAACTCAGCCGGATTTGAACCTACAATGATGCTATTCTTTTCACCGTATGCAAGAGGTATTCTTGATACGGAGAGAGGTTAACGTTTATGCAACATTTAACAAAAACTATTTTTATATCACTTTTGTTCGTGATGCTGAACTGTATTCACGGATCCAACAATCAACATCCCTTATTCGCTTACCTCAAACTCGCTTCGGATGCTACCCCTTTTAGCGTTTCCCAAATCACGCCCGGCTCCGGAGTAACGAATGTCCCATTAAATACTTCGATTCAAGTTACTTTTAGTCAAAACGTAGATTCCTCAAGCATCAATCCTCAGTCGATTCGCCTGTCTCAGGGAAATAATTCCATTCCTGGAACGTTGTCTTCTTCAGAAGCCAACTTAGTATTTACTCCAAGTTCTCCCTTAGCTTCGGCTACGGTTTATACCGTAACTGTTTCCAAAAATATTCAATCTTCTGGCGGAGTTTCTCTTTCGGATGATTCCATTTGGAGTTTCACGACGATGTCATCTTCCGATTCAGTCGCCCCAAGCCTATCTCTCTCAACCCCTTATACTGGAGCTTTTGCACCCAGCAGTACTGCGATCCAAGTAGCCTTTACGGAAACGATGAACTGTACGAGTGTCAATGGAACAACCTTTACATTAAAGAACAATGTAACGAATGCTTTGGTTTCCGGAACGGTGACCTGCTTAGGAACGAGTGCGACATTTACGCCCGACAATCCATTGGCTTCTAACACCGCTTATCGTGTCGATATTTCATCCATGATGAAAGATTTAGCCGGCAATTATTTGGCTAATTCACAAAACTGGGTTTTTACAACGAATTCAGCGCCAGATTCAACGTCTCCGATTGTATCTTTCGTTTCTCCAGGTACCGGCGCTCAAGGAGCAGGCGTTAACACTTCCATTAGCGTGGCATTTAGTGAGCCAATCAATTGCGCGAGCGCCGTTGGAAACTTTACTTTGGACGATAATATTTTCCTTCCTGGCGACGTTTCTGTAAGCCTTACTTGTTCGGGAACAACAGCTTCCATCACGCCGATTGCTCCCTTGGCTTTCAATACCACCTACACTGCTTTTTTAACAAATGCGATTACTGATTTAAATGGAAATCCACTTTCAGCATCGAATTGGAGTTTCACCACAGGGCTGGCTCCGGATGCGACATCCCCTTTTGTAACTTCAAATGTTCCGGCCGCTTTTGAAACAGGTGTTGGAACTAATATTTCACCAATGGTTGTGTTCAATGAAGCTATGCTTTGCACATCAGTAACTTCCGCATCCATGAAACTAAAACGCCAATCTACAGGAGTCTATTTATTGGGCAGTGTGAATTGTTTTGGAACCTCGGCAACATGGACTCCTGATCCATCGAATCCACTTTCTTTCAATACAACCTACGTTGTAGAACTCAATGTAGGGGCTTTAGATGCTTCTAATAATTCCGTAATTCCAATGTCTTGGGAATTTACTACCGGTCCAGGTCCGGATGTTATTTCGCCGCTTGTTTCGTTTGTTGCACCAGGGAATGGCTCCACGGGCGCGCCTATAAACGGAGGCATCTCGGTTGCTTTCAATGAAACGATGAATTGTGGAACCATATTGGGTGGAATAACGATGGATGACCCACTGAATCCGGGGTTCAATACAAATATCCTGGTAAATTGTTCCGGGACGACAGCTACCATTACACCGACGGCTTCTCTGGCTTTTAATAAAACCTATACTGTTACGATTGCAAATACCGTTATGGATGTTTTCAATAACCCAATCACGCCGAACAACGGAGCCGGCACATATACCTGGGTCTTCACGACCGGGAATGCACCGGACCTAACGAATCCCCAAGTCTTTATGACCAATCCTATATCCACGGCCACGAATGTTGCGACCAATTCCAATATTGTCGTCGCCTTTACGGAAACGATTGATTGTAATACTTTGAACTTGACCGTAAACAATGGAATTGCGGTTACCAAAACATGTTCTGGCGCAACCGCCTCTTTTGCACCTACGACTGCATTCCTCCCGGGAACCTTGTATATAGCGACCGTAAATACGGTCAATGATCTCGCTGGAAACCCAATCTTAGCTCCTTTTTCTTGGAGCTTTACTACCGGCCCGGCTCCGGATGTAACTCCACCGACCGTTTCCATTCAGAATTTAAAAAGCAAAGGAATTTTAGAATCCGGATTTATAATCGGAACCGCCACGGATGCAGGAGGAATTGCAAGCGTAGAAATTTCCATCGACGGGGGGGCTTATGCTCCGGTTTCATTAACTGGAACGACTACTTGGAAGTACCAATTACCAACTGGTGCATCGATCTGGACACAAAACTCCGCACATTCGATCGCAGTAAGAAGTAAAGATATTTCCAATAATGTCTCCCCAATTTCCACAATCACAGGGGTAAGAAAAGGAACCAACAAAGATATAAATGGAGATGGCTATATAGATTTGGTCACTTCCGAATACGGTCAAGGTTTAGTTTACGTGGTTCATTCGTCCGGATCTGCCGGAATCACTACAAGCAATGCGGCTTCCTCGAGCAGAACCATTGTCGGTAATGCGGCTGAGGAATTCGGAAAAGTAGTCACAATGGGAGATCTCAATGGAGATGGTTACGCAGATGTAATCGTCGGAGCTCCAGCCGCAAATGCCGCGGCAGGACGTACTTACACCTTTCATTCTTCCGGGAATTTAGGAATCAATATTTCCTTTAGTGGTTTTGCTTCGAATACAATCAATGGTGGTGCGGCCGGGAATCGATTCGGATCGAGCCTTGTATCCGGAGATATCAACGGTGATGGATACTCGGATCTTGTTGTCGGTGCTCCGAACTTTAATGCTTCGCAGGGAATTATCTATGTCTTTCTTTCGGCAGGAAACGCCGGAGTCACCTCGGTTGCGACAGGAACTGCGGCAACTACACGAACTGGAGCGGCCGCAAACGATCTCTTCGGATCAACAGTGGCAATCGGTGATATGAATGGCGATTCATTAGCCGACATTGCCGTGGGTGCCCCTGGAGTTAACGGTGGTGCAGGTGCCAATGCTGGCAGAATCTATACTTACTACGGAGGTGCGGGGGTTTTGACAGCCGCGGTCAATACGTTGACGAATAATTCAGTCATTGGCCCCAATGCAAAATTTGGGCTAAGCCTGGCAGTGGCAGATGTAAACGGAGACGGTTTTTCTGATATCATTGGAGGTGCTCCACTCTTCGATCTCAATGGCGCCGGGACTGGCGTTGGCACAATTCGCGTTTTCATATCCGCAGGAGGAGGAGGAATTTCAACGGATAACATTGGCAATGCGCCTCTTATCATCAATGGTGTATCTAATTTTGACGTTTTTGGAGTCTCGTTAACTGCACGTGATTTAAATTCAGATGGAAGGGCCGATCTTGCGATCGGCGCCACACAGAACCTAGCCCCGAGCAGTGCAGTGTATGTTTTCATGACCCCAAGCGCGGGAGGTGTTGGGAATTTTTTCACGAAGGCCAATGCAACAATGAGCATTTCTGGACCAGCACTTCTTGGGGTTTCTACGAACGGTGGGATATCGTCGGGAGATACAAATGGAGACGGTTTTGCCGATCTTTCCATTGGCGGGAACAACTCTAACGTCTATGTTTTTCATTCTTCCGCTGGTGGCTTGATTACAAATCTTCCTGGGTCTGCGGCGAGTAGTATTTCTCCTCCTGGTCTGGGAGGTGGCGCTCCGGCGAATACCTACGGAATGTGCGTATATTAAAATAACTCTCTTAGGAAAGGACTTTGTTTCCTTTCCTAAGAGAACTTTTTCTCAGATGATGCTCTTGTTCGTTATTTTCCTATCGATCTCATAAAAACTAAGGAATAGCCTTGTTCAAAACTACAACGTTCCAAATGGTTCGTTCGAATTGATAAGAAGGAGCTTTGACTTTCCAAATTCAGATCCCAATATTCCGTTTTAGCTTTTTCCATCTGCAGACTTCAAAAGAGAAAAACCCATTCCGATAAAACCGAAACCGAATAAAAGTCCAGCGAACACAAACAACCACACCCATTCTCTTAGGAAAAAACCTACCGAACCGATCAAAACGGAGACAATCCAAAAAACTGGAATCCACTTTGCAAGCACATTCCATTTCCAAGAATCAATGCCGATCAAAATCAAACCAAAGGAGAGCATTCCTGCGCCATACGGATAAACGTTCCACCCGGTTGGCGATTGATCCGGGCCGATCAAAAGGCCGATTCCCACCATACAAAGAATAAAGCCTATCCACGCTGGAACTTTTAATTCTTCATAATATCGAAAATAAAAACCTAATACTCCGAAAAGAATACAGAAATCGATCGCGAAATATAACGATTCCAAATAAAATCCGGACATAAAATCGACTGTAAAAGAAGAAAAACATCGCAAAATGCCGGCAAACATCGCGCAATAAGCGGCTAATTTAATTAAGAATTCCTTCTTCATACCGTTTTACCTTCGATTTGTATTTTAGAATATTCTAAAGTATTCAATACCTTTGATACGAAAAACAATGCCGCCACGTTGAACACGACCGCCAAAATTCCGACCACCTCGAAATTTTGATAAGGAGAATGAATGTCTTTTACTGTCAGAATCGAACCTCCCAAGGTGGCGCCCACTCCGGAAGCAAGATTTTGAATCGCGGAAACGATCGTCATAAACCTTCCTCTCTGTTTTTGATCCACGGCGGACGTAATCAATGCCATCGCCGGGATCAAACGCGCGGAAACTAGTGAGATAAATCCGCTCGTGCAAACGATCGTCAATAAAAGAGGACCAGGTTTTAGATTCGTAAAAAAAAGGATCGGGATACAAGCGAGAGGAACCAAGATATAAAACATCCTCTTCTTTCCGTATCGATCGGAAAGCGAACCGATCCAACGCGCGGAAAAAAAAGTGATCGATCCTCCGATCAAATAGATAAGAGAAAGATGATCTTTAGAAACGCCCACGTTTCTCTCCAAATAAGGAGCGAAAAAAGGGATAACGGTAAAACCGCCGAGAATCACCGAAGCAATGAGCAGATACGATGGCAGATAACGTTTAGAACGGACTATCATCTTTAAACCTTGTAAATTCGATTCTTCCTTATTTTGTTTTAATGCGACTTGAGGAAGAATCAGATACATTCCCAAAAGAATCAAAAAACTGATAAAAACTATCGAAAGAAAAATCG from Leptospira stimsonii harbors:
- a CDS encoding Ig-like domain-containing protein, translating into MQHLTKTIFISLLFVMLNCIHGSNNQHPLFAYLKLASDATPFSVSQITPGSGVTNVPLNTSIQVTFSQNVDSSSINPQSIRLSQGNNSIPGTLSSSEANLVFTPSSPLASATVYTVTVSKNIQSSGGVSLSDDSIWSFTTMSSSDSVAPSLSLSTPYTGAFAPSSTAIQVAFTETMNCTSVNGTTFTLKNNVTNALVSGTVTCLGTSATFTPDNPLASNTAYRVDISSMMKDLAGNYLANSQNWVFTTNSAPDSTSPIVSFVSPGTGAQGAGVNTSISVAFSEPINCASAVGNFTLDDNIFLPGDVSVSLTCSGTTASITPIAPLAFNTTYTAFLTNAITDLNGNPLSASNWSFTTGLAPDATSPFVTSNVPAAFETGVGTNISPMVVFNEAMLCTSVTSASMKLKRQSTGVYLLGSVNCFGTSATWTPDPSNPLSFNTTYVVELNVGALDASNNSVIPMSWEFTTGPGPDVISPLVSFVAPGNGSTGAPINGGISVAFNETMNCGTILGGITMDDPLNPGFNTNILVNCSGTTATITPTASLAFNKTYTVTIANTVMDVFNNPITPNNGAGTYTWVFTTGNAPDLTNPQVFMTNPISTATNVATNSNIVVAFTETIDCNTLNLTVNNGIAVTKTCSGATASFAPTTAFLPGTLYIATVNTVNDLAGNPILAPFSWSFTTGPAPDVTPPTVSIQNLKSKGILESGFIIGTATDAGGIASVEISIDGGAYAPVSLTGTTTWKYQLPTGASIWTQNSAHSIAVRSKDISNNVSPISTITGVRKGTNKDINGDGYIDLVTSEYGQGLVYVVHSSGSAGITTSNAASSSRTIVGNAAEEFGKVVTMGDLNGDGYADVIVGAPAANAAAGRTYTFHSSGNLGINISFSGFASNTINGGAAGNRFGSSLVSGDINGDGYSDLVVGAPNFNASQGIIYVFLSAGNAGVTSVATGTAATTRTGAAANDLFGSTVAIGDMNGDSLADIAVGAPGVNGGAGANAGRIYTYYGGAGVLTAAVNTLTNNSVIGPNAKFGLSLAVADVNGDGFSDIIGGAPLFDLNGAGTGVGTIRVFISAGGGGISTDNIGNAPLIINGVSNFDVFGVSLTARDLNSDGRADLAIGATQNLAPSSAVYVFMTPSAGGVGNFFTKANATMSISGPALLGVSTNGGISSGDTNGDGFADLSIGGNNSNVYVFHSSAGGLITNLPGSAASSISPPGLGGGAPANTYGMCVY
- a CDS encoding MFS transporter, which gives rise to MEDGIRNESPSGGEEGFRFENGSKEREVENRSKTSFLKWKGFFYSESSFVFLLSLIQFTHILDFMIMMPLGRNFESEFEITPKEFSILISSYTYSAFFAGILSSLFIDRFNRRTTALFLYSGFILGTLLCGIANSYWILFAGRILAGAFGGIISSVIFSFVGDLIPEERRGRATGVIMAAFSASAVIGVPLSLKISGLFGWNAIFLSIVFISFLILLGMYLILPQVALKQNKEESNLQGLKMIVRSKRYLPSYLLIASVILGGFTVIPFFAPYLERNVGVSKDHLSLIYLIGGSITFFSARWIGSLSDRYGKKRMFYILVPLACIPILFFTNLKPGPLLLTIVCTSGFISLVSARLIPAMALITSAVDQKQRGRFMTIVSAIQNLASGVGATLGGSILTVKDIHSPYQNFEVVGILAVVFNVAALFFVSKVLNTLEYSKIQIEGKTV